The stretch of DNA TTTCTGCTGATCGAGGCAGCTAAGAAATATAAGGTTCATGGTACCGGTATCACCTTAAGTCATGAACAGTATGCAGAATTTCAGAGACGGATCAAGGAGCAGGGTCTGGAAGATTATCTTACGGTAGAGCTGATGGATTACCGTGATCTGCCGAAGAAGGAGTATCAGTTTGACCGTGTTGTCAGTGTCGGTATGCTGGAGCATGTTGGACGTGATAATTATCAGCTGTTTCTTGATTGTGTGGAAAAGGTTCTGAAGCCGGGCGGACTGTTTCTGCTTCACTTTATCAGTGCTCTGAAGGAGCATCCGGGTGACCCGTGGGTCAAGAAATATATTTTCCCAGGCGGAACTGTTCCGAGCTTACGTGAGATCCTGAACCATATGGCAGAGGACAATTTCCATACCCTGGATATCGAAAATCTCCGTCTGCATTACAATAAGACATTGCTTCACTGGGAAAAGAATTTCCGGGACAATATTGAAAAAGAAAAGACTATGTTTGACGAAGAGTTCCTGCGTATGTGGGATCTGTACCTGTCAGCATGTGCGGCAACCTTCCACAACGGAATTATCGATCTTCACCAGATTCTTATGACCAAGGGTGTGAACAATGATCTGCCAATGACCCGCTGGTATTGATTTTCTCTTTACAAATCTGCCGGAAAGGAATATCATACTTTTATAAAATAATTAATAAAAGCAATCAAGAGGTTTGATATGGCAGGAAAAGCAGAGAAAAAAAACAATACAAGATCCAGGATCATCACCTATGTGATGAATAACCGGAGCACCTCAAAGGTGGAGCTTTCCAAAAACCTGAATATGAGTATGCCGACTGTGCTGTCCAACGTAAATGAACTGATGGAGAGCGGTGTTCTTGTAGAGACCGGGGAGTATGCATCCACAGGAGGCAGAAAGGCGAAAAGTATCGGCATTAATCCTTCTTACCGTTATGCAGCAGGAATTATGATCACGGCGAATCATGTCGGGATGGTCCTGGTAAATATGCGGTCAGAGGTTGAGAAGACAGAGCGTGTAAGAATGAAGTTTTCTCCGGAGACTTCTTACTGCCTGGAGTTGTCTTCCCTGGTCAAAGATTTTCTGGGAGATATGGAAGCTCCTGAGAAGCTGCTTGGAATCGGAATCTCAATTCCCGGGATCATCAGTCGGGAGCAGCATCTTGTTGTGAAATCGCATGCGCTTAAGATCGAAAATTACAGCCTCAGTTTTCTGGAGCAGGCTTTTTCCTGTCCTGTTTATTTTGAAAATGACGCGAATGCAGCTATGCTGGCGGAAGATCTTCATCTGTATCAGGACGCGATCTATCTGTCTCTTAATAATACGCTTGGCGGTGCTTTCTGTATTGACGGGAAACTGTTTGCCGGGCAAAATCAGAAGGCCGGTGAATTTGGCCATATGATCCTGGTTCCGGGTGGCAGACCGTGTTACTGCGGCAAGAAGGGATGCGCAGACGCTTACTGTGCATCCAGCGCGCTGACCGGTGAGCGCTATGAGTCTTTGGAACAGTTTATGGACAGTCTTTCCGCAGGAGAAGCAGATGCCTCTGAAAAATGGGGAGAGTATCTGGACCATCTTGCCGTACTGATCTCCAATCTCCGGATGGCTTATGATATGGATATTATCCTGGGCGGCGAGGTTGGCGGATATCTGCCGGATCATATGCTGCCTCTCGGAGAAAAAGTGATGGAGTACAATGGTTTTGACCGTGATACCAGATATCTTAAGAACTGCAGCTACCGGAAGGAAGCATCTGCAGTTGGCGCGGCGAAGCACTTTTTTCATGAGCTAATCAAAAATATTTAACCGAATCAAGTAAGTCCCCTGCGGGGGTGCGAATATCCGATTGACCAAATGCATAGAGAATACGAATCATGCAGAGAAAAGAATCTGCAGCTCCGGCATGGAAGAACCTTGCCGGAGCTGCGGGTTCTTTTTTTATGTGGTGGATAGTGAAATGTGCATAAAAAAACCGGATCGAATTTGTTCAACAGGGAGAATCACCGGAAACCCTATTGACAAATCCTCTCAAAAGAACAATAATGTAATTACTTTAATAAAACAATTAATAAAAGATAATACATAATAAACAAGGAGGAAAAACATTATGATCCAGCAGGTAATGACAAATCCAGGAGAGATTATTTTCAGAGAGGTTCCGGTTCCGAAGGTGGGAGATGACCAGGTTCTCGTTAAGATCATGAACATTGGTATCTGCGGTTCCGATATTCATGTATATCACGGCAAGCATCCTTTTACCAAGTATCCGGTGACACAGGGACATGAGGTGTCCGGTGAGATTACAGAGCTGGGAAAGAATGTCACAGGCTTTCAGGTAGGACAGAAGGTAACGATCGAGCCACAGGTATACTGCGGACATTGTTATCCATGCCGCCACGGCAAATATAATCTCTGCGAAGAGCTGAAGGTTATGGGCTTCCAGACAACAGGAACAGCTTCCGAGTATTTTGCGGTAGACGCTTCCAAGGTCACACCGATCCCGGAGGAAATGTCTTATGAGGAAGGTGCGATGATCGAGCCTCTGGCAGTTGCTGTTCACGCAGTGAAACAGATGGGCGATGTGAAGGGGATGAATATTGCTGTTCTTGGTGCCGGCCCCATTGGAAATCTGGTGGCACAGAGTGCCAAAGGAATGGGCGCTGCGAAGGTTATGATCACGGATGTCAGTGATCTTCGCCTTGAGAAAGCGAAAGAGTGCGGTATTGATGTGTGCGTAAATACCAAGGAGAAAGATTTTGGTGAGGCTATGGTGGAAGCCTTTGGCCCGGATAAAGCAGATGTGATCTATGACTGTGCCGGAAATAACATCACCATGGGACAGGCGATCAAATACGCAAGAAAAGGCAGCGTGATCGTGCTGGTAGCTGTTTTTGCGGATATGGCCACCATTGACCTGGCAGTTGCCAATGACCATGAGCTGGATATCAAGAGCACGATGATGTACCGTCATGATGACTATGTGGATGCCATCGATCTTGTGAATGCAGAGAAGGTTCATTTAAGACCGCTGATCTCCAAGACCTTTGCCTTTAAGGATTATCTCAAGGCTTACCAGTATATTGATGCCAACCGTGAGACAACCATGAAGGTTATCATCAACGTGCAGGAGAAATAACACCAGGAAATGTACTAACAGGAAATCTCCCGGATGTGGCTGTCCGGGAGAGATATAAGCGATAAGCAGTAAACGAGGAGTAACGAAAAACAGGAGGAGTTATGGGTAGTGAAGACAGATACGGAAAGGTACCGCTGATCAGTAAGATCGCGTATGGTTTTGGTGATGTAGGCTGTAATTTCAGCTGGATGTTTGTCAGTAATTTTTTGATGATATTTTATACAGATGTATTCGGGATCAGTATGACGGCTGTTTCAGCGCTGATGCTGTTCTCAAGATTCTGGGATGCGATCAACGATCCCATTGTCGGAGGACTTACGGATAAGACGAAGACCAGATGGGGACGGTACCGTCCGTGGCTGCTCATTGCGGCGCCTGTTACAGCGATCCTTCTGATGATGACGTTCTGGGCACATCCGGACTGGTCGGATACATCCAAGATCATCTATATGGTGATCACATACTGCCTGCTGGTGTTGGGATATACCTGTGTAAACATTCCATACGGAACGCTTTGCGGCGCAATGACACAGGACATTGATGAGCGGGCGAAGATCAATACGTCCCGTTCGGTTGCGGCTATGATCGCTATCGGAATTATCAACATCATTACTGTGCCTTTGATCGGAAAACTGGGAAGCAGCAGTCAGAAGACAGGTTATCTTCTGGTAGCCATCATTTACGGATGCATTTTTGCGGCATGTCATATTTTCTGCTTTGCAAAAACAAAGGAGCAGGTGACCACACCGGAAAAAGAAAAGATATCCATCCGGGTTCAGCTGAAAGCAGTCATGCAGAACCGGCCATATCTTCTGGCACTGGTGGGACAGGTACTGTTTGGTTTCACTCTTTACGGAAGAAACGCGGATGTTCTGTATTACTTTACCTATGTGGAGGGAAACGCATCTTACTATACAACTTACTCCATGTGTATCATCATTCCGTCCATTATCGGAGCTGCCTGCTTTCAGCCGGTCTTCCGGAAACTGAACAACAAAGGGCGGACAGCGTCTCTGTTTGCGCTCCTTACCGGAATTTCCATGCTTGCCATGTAT from Blautia sp. SC05B48 encodes:
- a CDS encoding ROK family transcriptional regulator, which encodes MAGKAEKKNNTRSRIITYVMNNRSTSKVELSKNLNMSMPTVLSNVNELMESGVLVETGEYASTGGRKAKSIGINPSYRYAAGIMITANHVGMVLVNMRSEVEKTERVRMKFSPETSYCLELSSLVKDFLGDMEAPEKLLGIGISIPGIISREQHLVVKSHALKIENYSLSFLEQAFSCPVYFENDANAAMLAEDLHLYQDAIYLSLNNTLGGAFCIDGKLFAGQNQKAGEFGHMILVPGGRPCYCGKKGCADAYCASSALTGERYESLEQFMDSLSAGEADASEKWGEYLDHLAVLISNLRMAYDMDIILGGEVGGYLPDHMLPLGEKVMEYNGFDRDTRYLKNCSYRKEASAVGAAKHFFHELIKNI
- a CDS encoding MFS transporter, with the protein product MGSEDRYGKVPLISKIAYGFGDVGCNFSWMFVSNFLMIFYTDVFGISMTAVSALMLFSRFWDAINDPIVGGLTDKTKTRWGRYRPWLLIAAPVTAILLMMTFWAHPDWSDTSKIIYMVITYCLLVLGYTCVNIPYGTLCGAMTQDIDERAKINTSRSVAAMIAIGIINIITVPLIGKLGSSSQKTGYLLVAIIYGCIFAACHIFCFAKTKEQVTTPEKEKISIRVQLKAVMQNRPYLLALVGQVLFGFTLYGRNADVLYYFTYVEGNASYYTTYSMCIIIPSIIGAACFQPVFRKLNNKGRTASLFALLTGISMLAMYFFNVKESPAAFYALAGITQFFFSGFNTAIYAIIPDCVEYGEWKTGLRNDGFQYAFVSLGNKIGMAIGTALLAALLGKYGYVANQAQNSAVLSIMKHSFTTIPGILWIVTAVVLFFYRLNRKRYNEIVEDLKYGKRG
- a CDS encoding SAM-dependent methyltransferase gives rise to the protein MFETLQEKTEEKAMVQFLERFTDYPFLVKFKNSEYHIGEGEPTFTVNFKKAIPLADLMKSTSLALGEAYMRGDLDIEGNLYEALDHFLGQMGKFSTNESALKKIMFSSTSKKNQEKEVTSHYDIGNDFYKLWLDETMSYSCGYFIHEDDTLYQAQVNKVDYILKKLHLEEGMSLLDIGCGWGFLLIEAAKKYKVHGTGITLSHEQYAEFQRRIKEQGLEDYLTVELMDYRDLPKKEYQFDRVVSVGMLEHVGRDNYQLFLDCVEKVLKPGGLFLLHFISALKEHPGDPWVKKYIFPGGTVPSLREILNHMAEDNFHTLDIENLRLHYNKTLLHWEKNFRDNIEKEKTMFDEEFLRMWDLYLSACAATFHNGIIDLHQILMTKGVNNDLPMTRWY
- a CDS encoding zinc-dependent alcohol dehydrogenase encodes the protein MIQQVMTNPGEIIFREVPVPKVGDDQVLVKIMNIGICGSDIHVYHGKHPFTKYPVTQGHEVSGEITELGKNVTGFQVGQKVTIEPQVYCGHCYPCRHGKYNLCEELKVMGFQTTGTASEYFAVDASKVTPIPEEMSYEEGAMIEPLAVAVHAVKQMGDVKGMNIAVLGAGPIGNLVAQSAKGMGAAKVMITDVSDLRLEKAKECGIDVCVNTKEKDFGEAMVEAFGPDKADVIYDCAGNNITMGQAIKYARKGSVIVLVAVFADMATIDLAVANDHELDIKSTMMYRHDDYVDAIDLVNAEKVHLRPLISKTFAFKDYLKAYQYIDANRETTMKVIINVQEK